Proteins from a genomic interval of Rhipicephalus microplus isolate Deutch F79 chromosome 6, USDA_Rmic, whole genome shotgun sequence:
- the LOC142764761 gene encoding BEN domain-containing protein 5-like: MQPSLHASPPSPPPPSPPLLWPCSLLSPQGWSTTLPLPPPQHLLLPEPPSPSSEQPRMQPCPLMPPVPHLGTTSSGSQEPTSQGLGASNEVPQFSQVDNQIHLGNGIFLEQEKWAWLLSSPRDSLFCKEVTKLLWGVSALHNRSITGAPCRRYVRSENQAPPRRALTPKKLEAVGNAFSKYIAGRPSEVTAIERLRKMNRFIAEMLNDLNK; this comes from the exons ATGCAGCCATCGCTGCACGCATCGCCACCGTCGCCACCACCACCGTCGCCACCACTACTATGGCCGTGCTCGCTATTGTCTCCACAAGGGTGGTCAACAACGCTGCCTTTGCCACCGCCGCAGCACTTACTGCTACCAGAGCCTCCGTCGCCTTCTTCAGAGCAGCCACGGATGCAGCCATGCCCATTGATGCCACCGGTACCACACCTTGGAACTACTTCAAGCGGTTCTCAGGAACCTACCAGCCAG GGTTTGGGTGCCAGTAATGAAGTGCCGCAGTTTTCCCAGGTGGACAATCAA ATTCACCTAGGAAACGGCATATTCCTGGAGCAGGAAAAATGGGCATGGCTGCTTTCGAGTCCGAGAGACAGCTTGTTCTGTAAGGAGGTGACCAAGCTTCTGTGGGGTGTGAGTGCCCTCCACAACAGGAGCATCACAGGAGCCCCTTGTCGGCGCTACGTGCGCTCGGAAAACCAGGCACCACCCAGGAGGGCACTCACGCCTAAGAAATTGGAGGCAGTCGGAA ATGCCTTCAGCAAGTACATTGCTGGGAGACCAAGTGAAGTGACAGCAATTGAGAGGCTAAGAAAAATGAACAGATTCATTGCTGAAATGTTGAACGACCTAAATAAATGA